From Pan troglodytes isolate AG18354 chromosome 1, NHGRI_mPanTro3-v2.0_pri, whole genome shotgun sequence:
GAATTTATTCCAGTATTGTTTCTGGTCccagaaatgtatttattgacCCTAACATCAGTCCCTTCAATTTTTGAGATCTGATATCTATGTTCAAATCAAGGAGAATTATTCATGTAATTCACACAAATCTTCCCTCACTATTCCAACCCCCTTTCCAGAAATTTACATACCATATTTCTTGCATGATTTCCCCTCTCCCAACGTCAGATACAGATAAATAGTGGGTGTTGAAAGGATAAAGGGGATTGTGTGAGTAAATTACCACCAGCTGTCTGAAGGCTTGGTTGTAATTTCTTTCCTTGAGGTTTGAGGTTTTTGTTATGGCTGACAGACAAGGCTAACCATTGAAAGGGATGGATctgaataaacacacacacacggttcacagtaattatttattgaatgaatgaatgaatgaacgaatgaatgagataatgcatCAGAAATACTGTGTACATTTTAAGGCATTGTCCCAGTTGTCTATTcctgcataaacacacacacacacacacacactcacacacacacacttcctcaAGACAGATACAAGATGGGGGAAATGTCCACCTTTTCTGCTCCCTAGACCTCCAGCCAGCAAGTGAGGAAATCCATTTATTCAGCTTCCTTGCCAATGCTTTGGTCTCACATGATAAATCAGAAAGATGAGAAATGGAAAATCTGGGTCACTGGCCTAGCCCTAGGGAGCACTTTGGAGCAGAACTGAAATTAAAATTCATGACTTCTACACAGTATTGGAGTCCTGCCTGGTATGCAAACATTAATGAAAAATAGCTATGATTTATAGAATGCTTAAAATGTGCTAgacaatgaattaaaaacttttcatatatTAGCTCATTTTGTTCTTACAGTGGCCCTATTAGGTAGTTATTATCATTAaccttgttttacaaatgagaaagctAAAGCACAGAGTTTAAGTCATGTCCAAAATTGCATGGTTGGAAATTGACAGAGGAGGAGGATTGGAACCTATGTCCCTGACTGTAGAGCCAGTAATCTTAACTGCTCTGTTGTAATACCTGCCAGCAACCTCAGCTGCGCTGCACCGTTCTTTCAGATGAATGGGACCCTAGGCACTCACTCACAGGAGACCgggaatatttttccttctaccagagaaaaataaaattgttttcatcaatactgtttttaagttaattttttaattgacaaatagtaattgcatatatttatggggtacaatgttttgatatatgcatatactGTGGAATGATGAAAACAagctaataatattttttaattttaaataaaagcactGTATTTTGCAATCCCAATGtatgataaaattttatattgcTAGCATACTTCAGTACTCTACTCAGATGCTACCTTCTTTAGAAAAACTTCTCTGGTGGAATTTAATTAATCACTCCCTCCTTCATGTTCTGCTTGGTGTAGCACTTTACCCGATCTGGTTTGTATTATGGTTTGATGAATGCTTGCCTGGCTTTCCACACTAGATTTTAACACTGGATTTCTACACTAGATTTTAGCAATGCCTAGCACATGCTCTGTGTTTgtttaattaaatgaatgaaggtAACCACACTGTCCTTGAGTTTTACCAACTGTGGAAATAAAATTAAGTCCCATGAGCATTAGCTGCCTCTGAACTCCTACCTGTTCACTTAGGAAATTAAGTCCCTTACAAATTCCCCTGTACCCCACAAATACTTCTGCTTTTTCCAAGAATTGTTTTCTCTTCTAAACTGCTCCTGGTCCTGATTTTGGTTGTTCCGAGTCACAGCTGGCACTTTGCCTACTATGTATAGTCTTCAGAGCCACACATCCTCCTCCAAACCCTCCTGCCCCATTCCACTCCAGCTACTGAAGGGCagatcttttcattcttttttttttttttatactttaagttctagggtacatgtgcacaacatgcaggttagttacatatgtatacatgtgccatgctggtgagctgcacccattaactcgtcatttacattaggtatatctcctaatgctatccctcccccgcccccccaccccacaacaggccccagtgtgtgatgttccccttcctgtgtctatgtgttctcattgttcaattcccacctatgagtgagaacctgcggtatttggtttttttgtccttgtgatagtttgctgagaatgatggtttccagcttcatccatgcgcctacaaaggacatgaacttatcattttttatggctgcctagtattccatggtgtatatgtgccacattttcttaatccagtctattattgatggacatttggcttggttccaagtctttgctattgtgaatagtgccgcaataaacatacgtgtgcatgtgtctttatagcagcatgatttataatcctttgggtatacacccagtaatgggattgctgggtcaaatggtatttctagttctagatccctgaggaatcaccacactgacttccacaatggttgaactagtttacagtcccaacaatgtaaaagtgttcctatttctccacatcctctccagcacctgttttttcctgactttttaatgatcgccattctaactggtgtgagatggtatctcattgtggttttgatttgcatttctctgatggccagtgatgatgagccttttttcctgtgtctgttggctgcataaatgtcttcttttgagaagtgtctgctcacatccttcgcccacttgttgatggggttgtttgtttttttcttgtaaatttgtttgagttcattgtagattctggatattagccctttgtcagataagtagattgcaaaaattttctcccattctgtaggttgcctgttcactctgatagtagttttctttgctgtgcagaagctctttagtttaattagatcccatttgtcaattttggcttaccttgccattgcttttggtgttttagacatgaagtccttgcccatgcctatgtcctgaatggtattgcctaggttttcttctagggtttttatggtttcaggtctaacatttaagtctttaatacatctcgAATTAAttcttgtataaggtgtaaggaagggatctagtttcagctttctacatatggctagccagttttcccagcaccgtgtattaaatagggaatcatttccccattgcttgtttttatcaggtttgtcaaagatcagatggttatagatatgtggcattatttctgagggctctgttctgttccattggtctgttttatttaccaaaaatctctgttttggtaccagtaccatgctgttttggttactgtagccttgtagtatagtttgaagtcaggtagcgtgatgcctccagctttgttcttttggtttaggattgacttggcaatgcgggttcttttttggttccatatgaactttaaagtagttttttccaattctgtgaagaaagtcattggtagcttgatggggatggcattgaatctataaattaccttgggcagcacggccattttcacgatattgattcttcctgtccgtgagcatggaatgttcttccatttctttgtatcctcttttatttcattgagcagtggtttgcagttctccttgaagaggtccttcacatcccttgtaagttggattcctaggtattttattctctttgaagcaattgtgaatgggagttcactcatgatttggctgtttgtcttttactggtgtataagaatgcttgtgatttttgcacattgattttgtatcatgagactttgctgaagttgccaatcagcttaaggagattttgggctgagatgatggggttttctagatatacaatcatgtcatctgcaaacagggacaatttgacttcctcttttcctaattaaatgccctttatttccttctcctgcctgattgccctggccagaacttccaacactgtgttgaataggagtggtgagagagggcatccctgtcttgtgccagttttcaaagagaatgcttccagtttttgcccattcagtatgatattgcctgtgggtttgtcatagatagctcttattattttgagagatgTCTCAtccatacctaatttattgatagtttttagcatgaagcgttgttgaattttgtcaaaggcctttctgcatctattgagataatcatatggtttttgtcactggttctgtttatatgctgattatgtttatttatttgcatatgttgaaccagcctttgcatcccagggatgaagcccacttgatcatggtggataagctttttgatgtgctgctggattcggtttgccagtattttattgaggatttttgcatcgatgttcatcagggatattggtctaaaattctcttttttttgttgtatctctgccaggctttggtatcaggatgatgctggcctcataaaataagttcgagaggattccctctttttctattgattggaatagtttcagaaggagtggtaccaggtcttccttgtacctctgatagaattcggctgtgaatccatctgttcctggactttttttggttggtaagctgttaattattgcctcaatttcagatcctgttattggtatattcagagattcaacttcttcctggtttagtcttgggagggttcatgtgtcgaggaatttatccatttcttctagattttctagtttatttgcgtagaggtgtttatagtattctctgatgttagtttgtatttctgtgggatcggtggtgatatcccctttatcattttttattgcatctatttgattcttctctcttttcttctgtattagtcttgctagcggtctatcaattttgttgatcctttcaaaaaaccagctcctggattcattgatattttgaagggttttttgtgtctctatttccttcagttctgctctgatcttagttatttcttgccttctgctagcttttgaatgtgtttgctcttgcttctctagttcttttaattgtgatgttagggtgtcaattttagatctttcctgctttctcttgtgggcatttagtgctataaattttcctctacacactgctttgaatgtgtcccagagattctggtacattgtgtctttgttctcgttggtttcaaagaacatcttcatttctgccttcatttcattacgtacccagtagtcattcaggagcaggttattcagtttccatatagttgagtggttttgagtgagtttcttaatcctgagttctagtttgtttgcactgtggtctgagagacagtttattataatttctgttcttttacatttgctgaggagtgctttacttccaactatgtggtcaattttggaataagtgcagtgtggtgctgagaagaatgtatattctgttgatttgtggtggagagttctgtagatgtctattaggtccacttggtgcagagctgagttcaattcctggatatccttgttgaatttctgtctcgttgatctgtctactgttgacagtggggtgttaaattctcccattattattgtgtgggagtctaagtctctttctaggtctctaaggacttgctttatcaatctgggtgctcctgtattgagtgcatatatatttaggatagttagctcttcttgttgaattgatccctttaccatgatgtaatggccttctttgtctcttttgatctttgttggtttaaagtctgttttatcagagactaggattgcaacccctgcatttttttgttttccattttcttggtagatcttcctccatccctttattttgagcctatgtgtgtctctgcatgtgagatgggtttcctgaatacagcacactgatgggtcttgactctttatccaatttgccattctgtgtcttttacttggagcatttagcctacttacatttaaggttaatattgttatgtttgaatttgatcctgtcattatgatgttagctggttattttgcttgttagttgctgcagtttcttcctagccttgatggtctttacaatttggcatgtttttgcagtggctggtaccggttgttcctttccatgtttagtgcttccttcaggagcccttttagggcaggcctggtggtgacaaaatctctccgcatttgcttgtctgtaaagtattttatttctccttcacttatgaagcttcatttggctggatgtgaaattctggttgaaaattcttttctttaagaatgttgaatattggcccccactctcttctggcttgtagagtttctgccaagagatccgctgttagtctgatgggcttccctttgagggtaacccgacctttctctctggctgcccttaacattttttccttcatttcaacttcggtgaatctgacaattatttgtcttggagttgctcttctcaaggagtatctttgtggcattctctgtatttcctgaatttgaatgttggcctgccttgctagattggggaggTTCTCCTGGATATTATCCTTccgagtgttttccaacttggttccattctccccgtcactttcaggtacaccaatcagacgtagatttggtcttttcacatagccccatatttcttgaaggctttgttcattttgttttattcttttttctttaaacttctcttcttgcttcatttcattcatttcatcttccatcactgataccctttcttccagttgatcgaatcggctactgaggcttgtgcatttgtcacgtagttctcgtgccttggttttcagctccatcaggtcctttaaggacttctctgtattggttattctagttagccattcgtctaattttttttcaaggtttttaacttctttgccatgggtttgaacttcctcctttagctcggagtagtttgatcgtctgaggccttcttctctcaacttgtcaaagtcattctccattcagctttgttccattgctggcgaggagctgcgttcctttggaggaggaaaggcactctgatttttacagtttccagtttttctgctctatttttccccatctttgtggttttatctacctttggtctttgatgatggtgatgtacagatggggttttggtgtggatgtcctttctgtttgttagttttccttctaacagtcaggaccctcagctgcaggtctgttggagtttgcttgaggtcactctagaccctgtttgccagggtatcagcagcggaggctgcagaacagcagacactggtgagcagcaaatgttgctgcctgatcgttcctctggaagttttgtctcagaggagttcccggccatgtgaggtgtctgtctgcccctactggggggggcctcccagttaggctacttgggggtcagggaccaacctaaggaggcagtctgtccattctcagatctcaagctgtgtgctgggagaaccactactctcttcaaagctgtcagacagggacatttaagtctgcagaggattctgctgccttttgtttgactattccctgcccccagaggtgcagtctacagaggcaggcaggcctccttgagctgcagtgggctccacccagttcgagcttccaggctgctttgtttacctactccagcctcggcaatggcaggtgcccctcccccagcctcgctgccgccttgcagttcgatctcagtcTGCTGTGCCAGCAATGAGGGAGGCTCTATGGGTGTAGGGCCCCCCGagccatgcacgggatataatctcctggtgtgccgtttgctaagactgttggaaaagtgcagtattagggtgggaatgacccgattttccaggtgctgtctgtcacccctttctttgactaggaaagggaattccctgaccccttgcgcctcccgggtgaggtgatgcttCGCCCTCCTTTGGCTCATGCTGGGTGCagtgcacccactgtcctgcaaccactttccgacactccccagtacctcagttggcaaggcagaaatcacccgtcttctgcattgctcacgctgggagctctagactggagctgttcctatttggccacctTGGCTCCACCTCAGATCTTTTCATTCTTGTATATACAACAGTTTACTCGGACAGCCTGGGTAGTCAGGAACATCCATCCAAGCCACACTTCTGCCTATTAGGTTCCTCTGCTGTGCTAAACAAcaatttgaatttataaattcTATTGAACAGTGTTTCATCAAGTGAAACTCCAGTTTCATTGTACCTAGGAACTTGCTTCTCTTACTGcctattatttaatctttctaagactctgttttctcttttataaaaagaGAGTTGTCTTGCTGGGATGCTCCCTTGACATGCTTCACTTATCTTTATCGCCCTTATCACCATCTGGCatattgtagttatttctttACTTATTATCTATCTAAACCAGTAGATTGCAAGCTCCATGAAAACAGGGTCTTTGCTGGCCTTTTTTTAAACTACTGTGTCTCTAGAATAAAGagtagtgcctgacacataatggTTCACAGTAATTAtttattggatgaatgaatgagataatgcatCAGAAATACTGTGTCCATTTTAAGGCATGGTCTCAGTTGTCTATTCCTGCATAAACAATCTACCCCACAATTCAGTAGCTCAAAACAACCATTTTGTTGTATCTTATGATTTTGTGGGTCAGTAATTTGGACAGGTCTCAGCTGAGCAATTTGTTTTCCCCATGCAGTATTGACTGGGTCACTTGCTGGTATTCAGTGGAAGGCAGGGCTGCTCTGGAGGTCCCAGGTAACTTCACTTATATTGTGTGCCTGATGCCTTTGAGGACTGCTGGTGGCCTCAAGACCTCTCCTATCTATAGCTCCAGCAAGGTAGTCGGATTTCTTTCATGGCAGCTCAGTATATCAAGAGGCCTACTGGAAACTGCAAGGTTTCTTATTGCCCAGGTTCAGGAGTTTATGGCCTAGAACTGCATTCTATTGGTCAAGCAAGTCATGAAGACCAGCTTAGATCCAAGGGAGGGGAATTAGATTCTACCTTGGAATAAGAGAAGTAGCAAAAAATTTGTAGCCATCTTGAATCTACCACATTCCTTTTCCTCTGGCCACAGACATTATTACCACAAGCAAAATAAACTCACACTCTCCTAAAGCCCTCAAAAGTTTCCTGACATTTACTGCATCAGCCTAGAAGTCCACTTTCTCACCATCTAACTCAAATTCAGGTGATGATGAGGCTCCTGGCACTCAGCTCCTTGAGTATAGTTCCCCTTGATCTGAAGTCACTGGGGCTCTCACACCCAAGAAACAATGGGACAGAGATAGGATAACCATAATAGGCACTCCCATTCGAAGAGTCAGAGAACAGAGGCATACAGTGGTCAGTAGTCCACAGAAAGTTTGAAATCTAGCTGAGTACATATTACCAGTTCCTTGATTAGGGCCCAGTCCTGCTCCTGGGAATGATTCCCTCTGGCTATCCATCAGTCCTCTGGGCTCTTGGTTCCATTCTTTGAGCCGTTCTTCTTTTTCCCTAAGAAGTAATCCTTGTTTTTGGCTGGGTAACTTTCTCAGCCTGCTTCTCTGAGGCAGGTTGAGGGTCCAAAGGCATCTTTTCACTTTGTACTCTCTTCATCCTTTTCAGTCAGTCCATGCTGGTATAATTCACTTAAAAATGTTAAGGCGTCTTATATACTAATTGATAACGAACTTTACTAGGCAAAAGCCACACCCACATTTCATTCTGAAGCCAGCTTTTTCACCTTGCTTGGACTAACTGTGAGTCTGACATGGGATAACAGAACCTTAAAATTCTTAGAAACTCTTTTGTCCAATGGAGAGGTACATTGCCCAAGATTGTAGAAGGCTTTTTGTTTAACTGAAAGGATATATGAGGCACCACCTTAATTGAGGTCTTAATCATGGGTCTAGCTGTCAcatcttggaatttatttttgcccTGAAgccatttcttattttgaaagcTTTCCCTGTCTAGAGAGATTGAGGATGAGAAGCAGTTTGATGTTTGAACCCAGCAAAGTCTACGGCCATGCCACCCTGAATGCACCCGATCTCTTCTGAACCCAGCAAGTCCTGCCTCTTTATAATTCCTCTAAATTCTGCTTAAAAACCAAATGGCTCCTTTTTTagcccactttttttctttttttttaatcaatatctTACAATAATGTGGCTAAAAGAAACCTCTTTGTAGTTTTGAAATTCTGCTGAAAATCTCCTTAGCCAGATCCTCCCATTCATTGGGcaccttttctattttcccacaTTATCAAAGACGAAAACTTTCTGCCACTACATAACACAGGTCATTTCTTTAGCCACCCCCCATAGTATTTTCTTTACTGTCCTTCAGTCTCTCCAGCAGTCTCCTCGATGTCCTTCCAGTATTCACTAACATTTTTCTCGAGGCCTTTCTAACTTCTGTGGCAACCAGGTACAAAGTCATTGccatttgttttcagtttttgttatAGTGAAAGTCCACTTTCAGATACCAAATTTAGTTCCAGTTATCTATTGTTACTTAGTAAACTACTCCAAAACTTAGCACAATAAGCAATTTATTGTATCTCATCATTTTGGTAATCAATAATTCTAGCATGGTTCAGCAGGGCAAATTTATTCCATAGTGACCACAGTTAGGGTTGCTCAGTTGTGTCCAGCTGATGGAAGACTGCTTCACACATAATGCCTGGCACCCTGATGGGAACTGTTGGTTGTTGTGCTCAGCTAGGCCCCTCCCCTTGTCATGTGGTCTCATGGCCTCTGCACGTGGTTTATCTAGCATGGTAGTTTGACTTATCCAGCAGCTTAGGCCTTAGAAGACATGTCCCAAGAGTCTCACATGGAAGCTACAAGGCTTCTTACTTACCTAGCCTGGCCAGTCAGACATCTCTTCTGCTGTATTCTATTAGTCAAGTAAGTCTCTAAGGGTAGCCCATATTAAAGGGAGGAGAATTAGATTCCACCTCTCAATGGGAGAAGTAGCAAGTAATTTGTGGTCATCTTTAATCTACTACAGACACTGTATCCTTGATCTCAGAATGATGCCTCTTTGTCTGGAAAGGGCATTTGTTTTTTAAGCCCAAGGTTAGAGAGACAGACATGGAGCTGTGATGGATCAAGAAGACATCATGTTCTGACTAACCAGGTGATCACAGGGATCACTGAGGTGACAGATGTTGCAGACATATTGTCCTCCTATCTAAGTCCCAGCCAATGTTACGTGTCAAAATTAGGGAAGCAGTACGCAAAATGGTTAGGCAGGCCATTCTGAAACAAAACTGATTGGTTTCAAATCTCAGCTTTGCCATCAATCAGCTTTGTGAACGTGGGCAGTATAATTTACCTCCCTGTGCTCCACATTAGTCATTTGTAAAGTGGGCATTAACTAGAGCCTACCTCAAAAGACTGCTGCGAGGATGAAAAGAGTTAGTACACACACAATTGTTAGAGGAGGATCTGGCAAAAATATATTAGacatagctatttttattattgatgtatagattATGCAGTAAACTATATCAACATCAATAATCCTTTTTACCCAGAAACAAgttggagagaagaaaaggaaaatgaattttaaaaactgaatgaaaGGTAAAAGTATCATTGGAATATTTGGAGCTGACTGTAAAGACTGTGACACCTTCCGATTTTTTGTCCCTTATCATCAATTCAGGTATTCCCTGAAGCACAATCAGTTGACCAAACTAAGAGCAGTGCGCTcaggaaagaataaaatgaatagtTTAATTTATCAACATCATTTACCCAGGTTATTtgagttctttttatttatttattttttttgagacggagtctcgctgtcgcccaggttggagtgcagtggcgcgatctcggctcgctgcaggctccacctcccaggttcacaccattctcctgcctcaacctcccgtgtagttgggactataggcgcccgccacctcgcccggctaattttttgtatttttagtagagacagggtttcaccgtgttaggcaggatggtctcgatctgctgacctcgtgatccgcccgcttcggcctcccaaagtgctgggattacaggcgtgagccaccgcgcccggccggttacTTGATTTCTAAGCCAGAAAACTGAGAGCAgacacacacataacaatacttggttgcaaaatggaaataaaaagcaatgtgTTAGGATAGGCTAGATTATGCTCCAGTAATAAATAATCTCCAAATCTCAGTAACTTAATACAACAAAAATGAATTTCTTGCTCATTCTACATGTTCAATTAGGGTTAGCAGGAAGGCTCTGACCATCACAGTAACTCAGGGACTTAGGTTGATGAAAGCTTCATCTTATTGATCTTCAAGGATCAATAAAACAGTGGAAACTGAAAAGGGCCAATTATGTACTAGCTCTTAAAAATGTCTGCGTTCTTCCCAGAAGTGACCACGTTTCAGCCAACGAAACAAGTTACATTTCACTGTTCAAAAGTCATAGCTAAGTTAAAATGGGATGAGGAAGAATAAAGTTACCATGTATCTACAAGGAGAAAAGCTtaacaaaaagcaagaaagcagCACATACAGTGACTGGTGGATTGCATTATTGTTCCACAAATATTACTCTCCCCTCCTGCACTCTGTGGGCAGACTGTACTTTTCTGCACCAATGACTTTggacttggccatgtgacttactTTGGTGAACGGAAAATGGCAGAAGCGAGACTGTGCCAGTTCTGAGCA
This genomic window contains:
- the LOC107971330 gene encoding LINE-1 retrotransposable element ORF1 protein isoform X5, with protein sequence MENDFDKLREEGLRRSNYSELKEEVQTHGKEVKNLEKKLDEWLTRITNTEKSLKDLMELKTKARELRDKCTSLSSRFDQLEERVSVMEDEMNEMKQEEKFKEKRIKQNEQSLQEIWGYVKRPNLRLIGVPESDGENGTKLENTRKDNIQENLPNLARQANIQIQEIQRMPQRYSLRRATPRQIIVRFTEVEMKEKMLRAAREKGRVTLKGKPIRLTADLLAETLQARREWGPIFNILKEKNFQPEFHIQPNEAS